DNA from Krasilnikovia cinnamomea:
CGTCGTCGACCTCGGACACGACGTCGAGGTCGCCGGCCTTCCACTCCTTCTCCCGCTGGGCCTTCTGGCCGAGCAGCTGCTTCTCCTTGTCGCGCAGCTGGGCGGCGCGCTCGAAGTCCTGCGCGTCGATCGCGGACTCCTTGTCGCGGCGCACCTGGGCGATGCGCTCGTCGAAGTCGCGCAGGTCCGGCGGCGCGGTCATCCGGCGGATGCGCATCCGGGCACCGGCCTCGTCGATCAGGTCGATCGCCTTGTCCGGCAGGAACCGGTCCGAGATGTACCGGTCGGCCAGCGTGGCGGCCGCGACCAGGGCCGCGTCCGTGATGCTGATCCGGTGGTGCGCCTCGTAGCGGTCGCGCAGGCCCTTGAGGATCTCGATGGTGTGCGCCAGCGACGGCTCGCCGACCTGGATGGGCTGGAAGCGGCGCTCCAGCGCGGCGTCCTTCTCCAGGTGCTTGCGGTACTCGTCGAGCGTGGTGGCGCCGATGGTCTGCAGCTCGCCGCGGGCCAGCATGGGCTTGAGGATGCTGGCGGCGTCGATCGCGCCCTCGGCGGCACCCGCACCGACGAGGGTGTGGATCTCGTCGATGAACAGGATGATGTCGCCCCGGGTACGGATCTCCTTGAGCACCTTCTTGAGGCGCTCCTCGAAGTCACCGCGGTAGCGGGAACCGGCGACCAGCGCACCGAGGTCGAGCGTGTAGAGCTGCTTGTCCTTCAGCGTCTCGGGCACCTCGCCCTTGACGATGGACTGCGACAGCCCTTCCACGACCGCGGTCTTGCCGACGCCCGGCTCGCCGATCAGGACGGGGTTGTTCTTGGTACGGCGGGAGAGCACCTGCATGACCCGCTCGATTTCCTTCTCCCGGCCGATGACCGGGTCGAGCTTGCCCTCGCGGGCGGCCTGCGTCAGGTTGCGCCCGAACTGGTCGAGCACCAGCGAGGTGGACGGGGCAGCCTCGCCCGCCGCCGCACCGGCCGCGGCCGGCTCCTTGCCCTGGTAACCCGAGAGCAGCTGGATCACCTGCTGGCGGACCCGGTTGAGGTCGGCGCCGAGCTTGACCAGCACCTGGGCGGCGACGCCCTCACCCTCGCGGATCAGCCCGAGCAGGATGTGCTCCGTGCCGATGTAGTTGTGGCCGAGCTGCAGCGCCTCGCGCAGCGACAGCTCCAGCACCTTCTTGGCGCGCGGCGTGAACGGGATGTGCCCGCTCGGCGCCTGCTGGCCCTGGCCGATGATCTCTTCCACCTGCTGGCGGACGCCCTCCAGGGAGATGCCCAGGCTCTCCAGAGCCTTGGCGGCGACGCCCTCGCCCTCGTGGATCAGGCCGAGCAGGATGTGCTCGGTCCCGATGTAGTTGTGGTTGAGCATCCGGGCCTCTTCTTGGGCCAGGACGACAACCCGTCGCGCTCGGTCGGTGAACCGCTCGAACATGCCCTCGTGCTCCTCACGTGCCGTGCGCCAATGGTCTGGCGGGGCCAGCGCACGGGCATCGGTGATACCCGTGCTGTAACTCTATCGCCGCCGGATGACTCCACCGGGGCCGTCACGGCCCCTTGGCGTACCCGGTGCGGATGTTTTCCCCAACCTCCCACGCTCAACCGGTGTTCCCCACCCCACGGGAGTACGCGCACAGCGAAATCCCGGCGCGGAAGCCCCCGGCCACCCTGTCCACAACCTGTGGACAACGTTGTCCACCCCTGTGGATAACCGTACGCAAGCGGCGGCGCGTACGAGCCGAAAGCAGCAGGGTCCGCGGCGCCGTGCGCCGCGGACCCTGCGATAAGCCGACCGACTAGCGGCCCGGCCCCTTGGCGTGGAACTCGTCCACGATCTCCTGGGGGATCCGGCCCCGATCGCTGATCTCCTTGCCAGCCTTCTTCGCCCACTCGCGGATGGCCTTGTTCTGCTCGCGGTCGGCGGTGGCACCGCCGCGACCGCGGGCGGCCCGGCCGCCCACCACGACGCCGCCGCGCGCCACCTTCGAGCCGGCGGCGACGTACTGAGCGAAGACGTCCCGCAATTTGGCTGCGTTCTTCTCCGACAGGTCGATCTCGTACTGAATGCCGTCTAGGGCGAACTTCACGGTCTCGTCGGCGTCGCCACCGTCGAGGTCATCGACCAGCTTGTGAATGATCTGCTTGGCCACGCGCCGTTATCCTCCCGAACACAGGTTCGCTCCGCACTAATAGGAGAACAATAACGCTTTGCCCGCACGATCCGTCAATCCAGGGGTGGTGATTGTCCGCGAGGGGATCCGAAATGACCCCCCGACCCGGCCAAAACCGCCTGGTGCTACTCGGGACGCACGAGCGGGAAGAGGATGGTTTCCCGAATCCCCAGACCGGTCAGCGCCATCAAGAGCCGGTCGATTCCCATTCCCATGCCACCCGCGGGTGGCATTCCGTACTCCATGGCGCGCAGGAAATCCTCGTCCAGGCGCATCGCCTCGGCGTCACCCTTCGCGGCCAGCAGGGACTGCGCCACCAGACGTTCACGCTGCACCACCGGGTCGACCAGTTCCGAGTACGCGGTGGCCAGCTCGAAGCCCAGCACGTACAGGTCCCACTTCTCGGTCAGGCCCGGCGTCTCGCGGTGGGCCCGGGTGAGCGGGGTGGTCTCCTCGGGGTAGTCGCGCACGAAGGTGGGCGCCTGCAGCGTCGGCTGGACCAGGTGCTCGAACAGCTCCTCGGCCAGCTTCCCGGCGCTCCACTTGGGGTCCACGGATAGATCGTGCTTTTCCGCGTACCGCAGCAGTTGCGCCATATCGGTACGGATCGTCACTTCCTCGCCGAGGGCCTCGGACAGGGAGCCGAACAGGGTGACGGAACGCCACTGCCCACCCAGGTCCAGCTCGGTGCCGTCGTGGTGGGTCACCACGTGCGAACCGGCGACCGCGAACGCGGCCTCCTGAATCCACTCGCGGACCTGGTTCTGCATCACGTCGTAGTCGGCATACGCCTGGTACGCCTCGAGCATCGCGAACTCCGGCGAGTGGGTGGAGTCCATGCCCTCATTGCGGAAGTTGCGGTTGATCTCGAAGACCCGCTCGATGCCACCGACGACGCACCGCTTCAAAAAGAGTTCGGGAGCGATACGCAGATAGAGATCCGTGTCCAAGGCGTTGCTGTGCGTCACAAACGGGCGAGCAGTCGCACCACCGTGCAGCAACTGCAACATAGGTGTTTCCACTTCGAGATAATTGCGCGCAAAGAGCGACTCGCGCAGGCTGCGCACCACCGTCGACCGCGTCCGGACGGTATCCCGGGCCTGCGGCCGGACGATTAGGTCGACATAACGCTGCCGGACCCGGGTCTCCTCGCTCAGCGGCTTGTGCGCGACCGGCAACGGCCGCAGCGCCTTCGCGGTGACCGCCCAGGAGTCCGCCAGCACGGACAGCTCACCGCGCCGGCTGGTGATCACCTCACCGGTCACCCCGACGAGGTCACCCAGGTCCACCAGGCGCTTCCAGTCCTCCAGCCGCTCCGCGCCCACCCGGTCCAGGGAGAGCATGGCCTGCAACTCCGTCCCGTCGCCGTCACGCAGCGTGGCGAAACACAGCTTGCCGCCGTTGCGGACGAAAATCACCCGGCCGGTCACCCCGACCGTGTCACCCGTGGCCGTGTCGGTCGGCAGCTCCGCGTACTTCTCGCGGACCTCGGCCAGCGTCGCGGTCCGGGCGAAACCGACCGGGTACGGCTCGGTGCCGTCGGCCAGCATGCGGTCCCGCTTGGCCCGGCGGACCCGCATCTGCTCGGGAAGGTCCTCGGCGGGGTCGACGGCGGGCTGGTTCTGCTGCTCGGTCACGGCACGGCTCTCTGTCGGGGGCAACGGAAGTCGGGAAAAGCGTACTCAGGGCGCCTCAGACGTTCCGCTCATATACCATCCGCAGCCCGATCAGGGTGATCATCGGCTCGTGCGCGGTGATCGTCCGGCACTCGTCCTTCACCAGCCCGGCCAGGCCGCCGGTGGCGATGACCGCGCGCACCGAGCCGAGCTCCTCGATCATCCGTTCCACGATCCGGTCCACCTGGCCCGCGAAGCCGAAATACATGCCCGACTGCAGGCACTCGACCGTGTTCTTGCCGATCACGGAACGCGGCGCGGCCGGCTCGACCTTGCGCAACTGGGCCGCCCGGGCCGCCAGCGCGTCGAACGAGATCTCGATGCCCGGCGCGAACGCCCCGCCCAGGAACTCGCCCTTCGCGCTGATCACGTCGAAGTTCGTGGTGGTGCCGAAGTCGACCACGATCGACGGGCCGCCGTACAGGGCGTGCGCGGCGAGCGTGTTGACCACCCGGTCGGAGCCGACCTCCTTGGGGTTGTCGATCGCGAGCTGCACGCCGGTCTTCACCCCCGGCTCGACGATCACGTTCGGCAGGTTGCCGTAGTAGCGGGCCAGCATCGTGCGCAGCGAGCGCAGCGCGGCGGGCACGGTCGAGCACGCCGCCACCCCGGTGATCTCGACGGCGTCGCCCGCCAGCAACCCGCGGAACATCAACCCCAGCTCGTCGGCGGTCGAGCGGGCGTCCGTCTTGATCCGCCAGTTGTGCACCAGCTTGTCGCCGTCGAAGGTGGCCAGGACCGTGTTCGTGTTGCCGATGTCAATGCACAAGAGCACGAGCAAACCCTAAGACCTGAGCATCACGTACGGGCACACCCGCCCCCAACCGCAACGCCACCTCACCGGGCCCGCAGGTCCAGCGCGACGTCGAGGATCGGCGAGGAGTGCGTGAGACCACCTACCGAGAGGTAGTCCACGCCGGTGGCGGCGTACGCGTCGACGGTCTCCAGGGTGAGGTTCCCCGTGGCCTCCAGCTCCGCCCGGTCCCCCACCGCGGCGACCACCTCGCGCAGCAGGTCGGGCGTCATGTTGTCGCAGAGCAGGAAGTCGGCGCCCGCCTCCACCGCCTCCCGGGCCTCGGCCAGCGTGGTGACCTCCACCTGCACCGCGACCTCGGGGAACGCCGCCCGCACCGCCCGGTAGGCCGCCGTGATGCTGCCCGCCGCCAGCTTGTGGTTGTCCTTGATCATCGCGACGTCGTACAGGCCCATGCGCTTGTTCGTGCCGCCGCCCGCGCGGACCGCGTACTTCTCCAGGGCCCGCAGGCCCGGGGTGGTCTTGCGGGTGTCCAGCACGGTCGCCTTCGTGCCCGCCAGCGCGTCCGCCCACCGGCGGGTGTGCGTGGCGACCCCGGACATCCGGCACAGCAGGTTCAGCGCGGTGCGCTCGGCGGTGAGCAGGGCCCGGGTCGGGCCGGTGATGACGGCCAGCACGTCCCCGCGGACCACCCGGTCACCGTCGGCGGCGACCGGCGTGAAGGTCGCCGCGCCGCCGGAGGTGACCGCGAAGACCCGGGCGGCCACGCCGAGGCCCGCCACGACGCCCGGCGCGCGGGCGACGAGCTCGGCCGTGTCCACCTGCTCGGCCGGGATCGTCGCGGCGCTCGTGACGTCCAGCGGCGGATCCCCGAGATCCTCGGCGAGCGCGACCCGCACGATCCGCTCCACCGCGTCCGGGTCCAGCCCGGTCCCCACCTCGACGATCCCGCCCTCGGTCACGCTGTACCCGCCCTCGGTGCGCTCGGTCATGCTCTGCCTGCCCGGCATGCCCTCGTGGCCCTCGGTGCGCTCGGTCATGCCATCTCCTCGAAGTTCTGGGTCAGTGCGCCGCTCGCGTCGATCGCGGTCAGCAGGTGCCCGCGCCACTCGTCGGCGGCGGTCGGGTAGTCCTCACGCCAGTGGCAGCCCCGCGTCTCCCGCCGAGCCGTCGCGGACGCCACCAGCGCGCTGGCGACCGTGAGCAGGTTCGTCGCCTCCCAGGCCGCGTTGCGGGGGGTGCCGCGCTGCTCGGCGAGCCGGGACAGTTCCTTGGCCGTGCCGGCGAGGGAGTCGGCCGAGCGCAGGACACCGGCGCCGCGGGTCATGGCGCGCTGGAGCTCGCCGCGCACGGCCGGGGCGGCCACCCAGCCCGGGGCGCCGGGGATCGGCACGGGGTCCGCCTGCGGGGGAAGGTCGCGCCCCAGCTCGTCGGCGATCCGGCGGGCGAACACCAGGCCCTCCAGCAGCGAGTTGCTGGCCAGCCGGTTCGCGCCGTGCACGCCGGTGCAGGCGACCTCGCCGCAGGCGTACAGGCCGGGGATGGAGGTACGGCCGTGCAGATCCGTGCGGACCCCGCCGGACGCGTAGTGGGCGGCGGGTGCGACCGGGATCAGGTCGGTCGCGGGGTCGACCCCGGCCGCCCGGGTGGAGGCCACGATCGTCGGGAACCGCTGCTCCAGGAACTCCCTGCCCAGGTGCCGGGCGTCCAGGTAGACGTGGTCGGCGCCGGTCGCGCGCAGCACCCGGTGGATGCCCTTGGCGACCACGTCGCGCGGCGCCAGCTCGGCCAGTTCGTGCTGGCCGACCATGAACCGGGTGCCGGACTCGTCGACCAGGTGGGCGCCCTCGCCGCGCAGCGCCTCGGAGATCAGCGGGCGCTGCACCGAGGTGATGCTGGCGGTCATGAACGAGGTCGGGTGGAACTGCACGAACTCCACGTCGGTGACCTCGGCGCCCGCGCGCATCGCCAGGGCCACCCCGTCGCCGGTGGAGACCGACGGGTTGGTGGTGGAGGCGTACACCTGGCCCATGCCGCCCGTGGCCAGCACGACCGCGCGGGCCAGGATGGCGCCCACGCCGTCCTCGCTGCCCTCGCCGAGCACGTGCAGGGTGATGCCGCAGGCGCGGCCGTCGGCCGCGCGCAGCAGGTCGAGCACCAGCGCGTGCTCGACCAGCCGGATCCACGGGTCGCGGCGGACC
Protein-coding regions in this window:
- a CDS encoding ATP-dependent Clp protease ATP-binding subunit, whose translation is MFERFTDRARRVVVLAQEEARMLNHNYIGTEHILLGLIHEGEGVAAKALESLGISLEGVRQQVEEIIGQGQQAPSGHIPFTPRAKKVLELSLREALQLGHNYIGTEHILLGLIREGEGVAAQVLVKLGADLNRVRQQVIQLLSGYQGKEPAAAGAAAGEAAPSTSLVLDQFGRNLTQAAREGKLDPVIGREKEIERVMQVLSRRTKNNPVLIGEPGVGKTAVVEGLSQSIVKGEVPETLKDKQLYTLDLGALVAGSRYRGDFEERLKKVLKEIRTRGDIILFIDEIHTLVGAGAAEGAIDAASILKPMLARGELQTIGATTLDEYRKHLEKDAALERRFQPIQVGEPSLAHTIEILKGLRDRYEAHHRISITDAALVAAATLADRYISDRFLPDKAIDLIDEAGARMRIRRMTAPPDLRDFDERIAQVRRDKESAIDAQDFERAAQLRDKEKQLLGQKAQREKEWKAGDLDVVSEVDDEQIAEVLGNWTGIPVYKLTEEETSRLLRMEDELHKRVIGQEDAVQAVSKAIRRTRAGLKDPKRPSGSFIFAGPSGVGKTELSKALAEFLFGSEDALIQLDMSEFHDRYTVSRLVGAPPGYVGYDEGGQLTEKVRRKPFSVVLFDEIEKAHPDVFNTLLQILEDGRLTDGQGRIVDFKNTVIILTTNLGTRDVAKAVSLGFQASEAEESNYERMKVKVNDELKQHFRPEFLNRIDDTIVFHQLRQQEILQIVDIFTSRIETQLKNKDMGLELTENAKKYLANKGFDPVLGARPLRRTIQRDLEDTLSEQILFNELRPGQIVVVDCEGDPAQVEKAKLTFSGADRGSVVPDAVPADLGAAAAEE
- a CDS encoding histone-like nucleoid-structuring protein Lsr2, which encodes MAKQIIHKLVDDLDGGDADETVKFALDGIQYEIDLSEKNAAKLRDVFAQYVAAGSKVARGGVVVGGRAARGRGGATADREQNKAIREWAKKAGKEISDRGRIPQEIVDEFHAKGPGR
- the lysS gene encoding lysine--tRNA ligase, translating into MRVRRAKRDRMLADGTEPYPVGFARTATLAEVREKYAELPTDTATGDTVGVTGRVIFVRNGGKLCFATLRDGDGTELQAMLSLDRVGAERLEDWKRLVDLGDLVGVTGEVITSRRGELSVLADSWAVTAKALRPLPVAHKPLSEETRVRQRYVDLIVRPQARDTVRTRSTVVRSLRESLFARNYLEVETPMLQLLHGGATARPFVTHSNALDTDLYLRIAPELFLKRCVVGGIERVFEINRNFRNEGMDSTHSPEFAMLEAYQAYADYDVMQNQVREWIQEAAFAVAGSHVVTHHDGTELDLGGQWRSVTLFGSLSEALGEEVTIRTDMAQLLRYAEKHDLSVDPKWSAGKLAEELFEHLVQPTLQAPTFVRDYPEETTPLTRAHRETPGLTEKWDLYVLGFELATAYSELVDPVVQRERLVAQSLLAAKGDAEAMRLDEDFLRAMEYGMPPAGGMGMGIDRLLMALTGLGIRETILFPLVRPE
- a CDS encoding type III pantothenate kinase, with translation MLLCIDIGNTNTVLATFDGDKLVHNWRIKTDARSTADELGLMFRGLLAGDAVEITGVAACSTVPAALRSLRTMLARYYGNLPNVIVEPGVKTGVQLAIDNPKEVGSDRVVNTLAAHALYGGPSIVVDFGTTTNFDVISAKGEFLGGAFAPGIEISFDALAARAAQLRKVEPAAPRSVIGKNTVECLQSGMYFGFAGQVDRIVERMIEELGSVRAVIATGGLAGLVKDECRTITAHEPMITLIGLRMVYERNV
- the nadC gene encoding carboxylating nicotinate-nucleotide diphosphorylase, whose amino-acid sequence is MGTGLDPDAVERIVRVALAEDLGDPPLDVTSAATIPAEQVDTAELVARAPGVVAGLGVAARVFAVTSGGAATFTPVAADGDRVVRGDVLAVITGPTRALLTAERTALNLLCRMSGVATHTRRWADALAGTKATVLDTRKTTPGLRALEKYAVRAGGGTNKRMGLYDVAMIKDNHKLAAGSITAAYRAVRAAFPEVAVQVEVTTLAEAREAVEAGADFLLCDNMTPDLLREVVAAVGDRAELEATGNLTLETVDAYAATGVDYLSVGGLTHSSPILDVALDLRAR
- a CDS encoding L-aspartate oxidase, which translates into the protein MSHQADLPALPRCLAAPDPGWAETTDVVVVGSGVAGLTAALHLREAGLHVTVVTKVNIDDGSTRWAQGGIAAVLGPLDTPEAHAFDTEIAGVGLCDPAAVRVLVEEGPARIRELIRMGAAFDRNADGSLMLTREGGHRADRIVHAGGDATGAEVQRALHAAVRRDPWIRLVEHALVLDLLRAADGRACGITLHVLGEGSEDGVGAILARAVVLATGGMGQVYASTTNPSVSTGDGVALAMRAGAEVTDVEFVQFHPTSFMTASITSVQRPLISEALRGEGAHLVDESGTRFMVGQHELAELAPRDVVAKGIHRVLRATGADHVYLDARHLGREFLEQRFPTIVASTRAAGVDPATDLIPVAPAAHYASGGVRTDLHGRTSIPGLYACGEVACTGVHGANRLASNSLLEGLVFARRIADELGRDLPPQADPVPIPGAPGWVAAPAVRGELQRAMTRGAGVLRSADSLAGTAKELSRLAEQRGTPRNAAWEATNLLTVASALVASATARRETRGCHWREDYPTAADEWRGHLLTAIDASGALTQNFEEMA